From Aerosticca soli, a single genomic window includes:
- a CDS encoding IS5 family transposase, with translation MQLSFGDAEDLVGRKRTRREVFLAEMDQVVPWKALLALIEPHYPKLGRPGRQPYPLATMLRIHFLQQWYALSDPATEEALVDTPVMRRFARIGGMGDIPDETTILNFRRLLETHGLAEKIFKQVNAHLQRKGLSLRSGTIVDATIINAPSSTKNREGERDPAMHQTKKGNQWFFGMKAHIGVDDASGLVHHVECTAANVADVTQAHKLLHGKEDVVFGDSGYIGAEKREEMQDVDAVFLIAKKPSVIKAMKRKRDQREARALERLKASVRAKVEHPFRVIKRQFGYTKVRYRGIAKNAAQVLTLFALSNLWMSRRRLMPAAG, from the coding sequence ATGCAGCTTTCGTTTGGTGATGCCGAGGATCTGGTCGGTCGCAAGCGCACACGGCGCGAGGTGTTCCTTGCCGAGATGGATCAGGTCGTGCCGTGGAAGGCGCTGCTGGCGCTGATCGAGCCGCATTATCCGAAGCTGGGCCGGCCCGGCCGGCAGCCTTACCCCTTGGCGACGATGCTTCGGATCCACTTCCTGCAGCAGTGGTATGCCTTGAGTGACCCGGCGACGGAAGAGGCGCTGGTCGATACGCCGGTGATGCGCCGCTTTGCCCGGATTGGTGGCATGGGCGACATCCCGGACGAGACGACGATCTTGAACTTCCGGCGCTTGCTGGAGACGCACGGTCTGGCCGAAAAGATCTTCAAGCAGGTCAATGCGCATCTTCAGCGCAAGGGCCTGAGCCTTCGCTCGGGCACCATCGTGGACGCGACGATTATCAATGCACCGAGTTCGACGAAGAACCGGGAGGGCGAGCGGGATCCTGCGATGCATCAGACGAAGAAGGGCAACCAGTGGTTCTTCGGGATGAAGGCGCACATCGGGGTGGACGATGCCTCCGGGCTGGTGCACCACGTGGAATGCACGGCGGCGAACGTGGCGGACGTGACGCAGGCGCACAAGCTGCTGCACGGCAAGGAGGACGTGGTGTTCGGCGACAGTGGCTACATCGGTGCCGAGAAGCGCGAGGAGATGCAGGACGTGGATGCGGTGTTCCTGATCGCGAAGAAGCCTTCGGTGATCAAGGCGATGAAGCGCAAGCGCGATCAGCGGGAAGCGAGGGCGTTGGAGCGCTTGAAGGCGAGCGTCCGTGCCAAGGTCGAGCATCCGTTCCGTGTGATCAAGCGGCAGTTCGGCTATACGAAGGTGCGCTATCGCGGCATCGCGAAGAACGCGGCACAGGTGCTGACGCTGTTCGCGCTGTCGAACCTGTGGATGTCGCGCCGGCGCTTGATGCCGGCGGCGGGATAA